GGTGCGCCCGAGCCCGACGAGGACGACAGTATGCCTGGCTTCACGACCGGTGCCGGCGTCCTCGGCGGCGCGGCGACCCTCGAGTGGCTGCGCCGGAAGGCCGGCACGGGCGACTCCGCTGGCGTCGACCAACCGGCCGAGTAACGGCCCATCGTTCGAATTGCCCGCTGGGTCGTACTGCATTCGTGCCTTCTATTCAGCATCAACTCCGTTTTCTACTCGAACACTGTCAAGAGTGGCGTGCTGAATACAGAGAATGTATGCAGCACGGCACCCTCGTTTATTTCTCACGTTCAGGTCGAAACCAACCAGCATAGACAGCTGCTCAGTGAACGAGAATTGGCGGAAATAGCTACTGTTGGAGGCTTGAAATTCTTCCTGTTAAGAACCCACCAATTCTCTTATACCCGTTGACCCGCATCGCTACACAATGGGAAACGGGTCATCGGAAGCGGTAATACTATTGGTAGAAGACAATCCCGGCGATATTCGCCTCATAGAAGAATCCTTCTCAGACGGCAACATCGCAAACACACTCCACACGGTCACTGATGGTCAAGCCGCCCTCGACTTCATCTATCAACGCAACGAGTACGAGGACGCTCCCCGACCGGACATTGTACTTCTCGACCTGAACCTGCCGAAAGTGGACGGTGAAGACGTTCTACACGAAATCAAACACCATCCCGAACTGGATCCTGTTCTAGTGATTGTCCTCACCGGAATGGATGAAGGTCTGATTGAATCCCGCGACCTCGACCATGATGCAGATGAAGATGCAATCCTCGAAAAACCAGTTGATCCCGGCGAGTTTGCTGAGGTGATTCGGTCGTTCGAGCAGTTCCGGTTAGCAGTTATGCGAGAAGACTGACGAGGACAGCTTCTACGGTAACTCCTTGTCCTGTACTGAGCAATTCTCTCCACCGCTTGATCGAACAGTAGTTCCTACTACATTCGCGCCCTGTATTCAGCACGGCTCTGCTAATATTATCGCTAGTTGATAAAAGTCTCAGCGTTAGGTTCGAACTTGCACGTAACGGATCGCTGGTTTTTCGCTATAGACCACATAGAGGACGTCGTGTTATGTTTCGGGGAACGATGTAACTTGCGGACGAGAATCCATCCAACAGCTGTCAGGAACGGCGTGTTGAATACGGATGATCGATCCATCGACTACTAAGCATAGAACCACTTGTAACCCAAATCAGTTCGGGCAATCTATTCCGCCGGTTATTTTCTTCGTGGATGATTCGAGTTACCCTATGGCTCTAGTCTGGTAAATCGAAATCTTCCCAGGTGCTGTTGGTTTATTTGAACGAATCAGTGTCCGGCACAGGGCAGCTTTATCCCCTCGCGAGTTCTTGATTATAGATAGTGATAATAATGGCGGTAACTCCACAAAGTAACGTCGAGATAGTACGAGGCGTGTATGACGGTTTCAACGAGGGGGATATCGACTCGGTCTTAGCGAGAATGGCTGACGACATTGAGTGGACCGAACCGGATGGCATCATGTTTGCCGGGACCTACCGGACCCCCACTGCGGTGCTGGAGAACGTTTTCCAACCAGCCATGAGAGAGTTCAAGACCTTCAGGGTCGAACCGGATCAGTTCATCGACGGCGGTGATACGGTCGTCGCCCTGGGTATGTTCCGGGCCACGACCGAGGCGGACGAACAGATCGAAAGCCCGTTCGCGCACGTCTACGAACACCACGACGGCCGGATTACCCGGTTCGTGAACTACACGGACACCGCGCTGTGGCAGTAGGCCGCTCACTTCTTAAACACCGTCTTTCGAGTGAACGCGATGAGGGATACGCGCCTTCTATTCGATACGGCTCTACCGACATCACCGGCAGTCAATAAATCTACCAGCGTTAGGTTCGAATTCCTACGTAACAACCGTTTCAGACGAGATTACACCTGAAGAACGGCATTTCAAGAGGAACGGTTCGACCGTACTTATCCGATCGCGATAACAATCCCTCCAGCGGCGAGGACGGCACCGATGCCGACCGCGAACAGGATGTAGTTCGCGACCGGGCTCTTTGCCGGTGTCACGTTCACCGTGTATCGCCGCCGGGAGATTGGCCAGAACGGGCGGATCCCCATGGGCGTCAGTGCGTCCGCGAGGAGATGTGAGACGATCGAGAGCGCGCCGACGACGAACGCGAACGCGACGAACCCGACGTCGACGAGCGGCGACGCCGCGTCGACGAGAACGGCCGCGCCGGCGGCGAGTGCGGCACCGACGAGGAGCGCGAACAGGAGGGAGTGAGTCGGTCCGCGATGCTCGAGAAACGGCACTTGATGGTCGAAGTCGGGTAGCGTCGAGAGGGAGACGCAGACGAGGCCGCCGACGATAGCAGCCGTCTCGTGGCCGGTGACGGCGACGGCGGCACCGAATGGCGCGTACGCGGCCAGGGACGCGCCGTAGTGGCCAACCTGATACATCCTAAACATGTACTCAGTGTCGTCTTATAAGTCCATCGCCCGAGAGGTACCCGATCTTGTAGGCCGGGTACTTCGACATCTTCCGTCGGACGACGACCGTGGAACTCGAGGAGCGGTTCGGCGTCTCGGACTCGGCCGTATCACGGCAACTGCGTCGCGGTCTCGCCACGCTCGTCGATTCGACGGCCCGTATCGAGACGCGACCGGAGGACACTGCAGCCGATCCCGGCACCGGGCAGTCGAACCCTGCACCGAAGAGGGGTGACGGTGACTAACCGCGGCGATTATGGTCGTTCATTTCTTCCGTACACCCGTGCAGAACGTCACCGACAGGACCAGCAACCCGTTCGGTATGCGACCGCCCTTCGACCGAACCCCGCCCGGTGACCGGACCGCCGTTTTCGGCTACGGGGACGCCAACGCGGACTTCCACCTGATCGGCGATTACCCCGGCCGCCACGGCGGTGCCGAAACCGGCGTTCCGTTTACCGGATCCGACGCCGGCCGTGCCCTCCAGGACGTCCTCCGGGAGGTCGGCTTCGTGAGCGGTCCGTCGACCGAACCCGTCTGCGAGAACCTGTTCTGTAGCTACATCCAGATGTGCTGCCTGCCGGCGGATCGGACGCCGACCGAGGAGGAGTACGACGTTCTCGAGCGGTACTTCGACGCCGAACTGCGGGCGATCAACGCGCACGTTCTCCTGCCGGTCGGCGAGCGGGCGACGGATCACGTCCTCCGGGAGTACACGACCCAGCGACACCGCCTCGAACTCGACACGGCGGCGCTCAACGCGACCGAGATCCGCGGCCGGGGCTTCCTGATCGTCCCGATCAGAGAGCCGACAGAGTGGGAGGATACGGAGCGGGAAGCGCTCGTCGCGCGACTCGAGGCGATTCTGGGCCGGGACTACCGCCAGACGAAGGGTGTCGCGACGATGGTCGGTTAGCGGCCGAACCGCGTCCTGACCGTCGCCCGGAGCGGCAGACAGAGCGCACCGACCACCGGGACGAGCACGAACGCGACGAGATCGACGACGAGCGTGGCGTCTCCCGTTATCGCAGCGGCGAACCCGACTGCGGGTGCCAGCACGGGGAGCACGTACAGGTAAGTGGGCGTCCAGCCGGATCCCTGCCTCGTCCGAAAGACGACGACGCCGAACAGCAGCGGCATCAGTACCGTTCCGGCGAGCAGCGGTCCGCCGACCATCGCCGTCGCCGTGCCCGCGACGAGGGCGACGACGATGGTTTCGTCGATCGTCACCGGACGCCAGGTGTCGCCCGCGCGAACGAACCGTGCGACGAGCACCGCTGCGATCGTGGCGACGACGACGCCCGCCAACCCGCCGTACCACTGGATCGGCTCGAGCGGGGGCGCCACGAGTTCGGCGCCGGTCACGAAACCGACGGTCGTCTCGAGTCCGTACCGACCGCTCGTGAGCGCCGTCCGGAGCCCCTCCGGATCGGCGCCGACGGCGGTTATCTCGGTCCGAAGGCGCTCGAGAGCGGCGACGTTCGCGCTGGCAAAGTGGCCGAGTCCCGCGACGTAGACGACCAGCGAGAGCCAGAGCAGCGGCAATCCGAATCTCTGGCGTCGCCACCAGCGGACGACCGCGCTTTCGGTCGTCGAATCGGCGCTCGTCGCGGTCTCGACGGTCGCGCCGGTCGCGCTTTTGTCCGCCGTCGCGGTGTTCGTTCCGCCGCTCGCTCTCGAATCGCGGGCCCCCGCGGTCGAACCTGCGGCAGTCCCGGCGCTTTCGGTGGCTCCAGCGGTCCGCGAGGAGCCACTCGTCGTCGACCCACTCGAGGCGGACTCGCTCGAGGTCGTCGCGCCGCTCGCCGATCCGGCAGCGGAACCGGTCGTCGACGCCGAGGAGGTCGAGCCACCGGTCGCCGAACTGCTGGCCGGCGACGCACCCGCCGCCGCAGTCGCCTCGGCGTCTGTCTCCTCGTCCTCGTCGCTCCGCCAGACGTCGGGCGAGGGCAGTCCGCTGGTTCGCTTCGCGACGTAGGTCTCGTGGCCGAGTCGGTCGTAGGCCTTCCGCTCGACCGGATCGCCGAGGATGTCGTAGGCCTTCCTGATCGCCGTAAACTGCGCCCGTGCTCGCGAGTCGTCGTTGTGGTCCGGGTGATAGATTCGAACCTGTTCGCGGTAGGCGTCCTTGATCTCGTCCTGGGAGGCGTCGGAAGAGATCTCGAACAGATCGTAGAAGTCCTCTGTCATGTGAACTCGGGGACGGTACCGTTTACACCGTAGTTGTACCTGGGGGGTTATAATTTCAGTGTTACGGATATTCAACTTTGAATATACTCCGACCAACTCGTTTTGGTCGATCACGACGGCTCAACAGAAGTCCCCGAGCGAGGTCTGGCCGATCGGGCGACGCTCGTCGGTCGCCGTCCGCTCGTTCGGCTCGCAGTCGTCCGTTCCGCCGTTCACCGGTCGCTGCTGCTCGCCCGTTCTGTCACTGTCCGTTCCGCTGCTGTCCGTTCCACCGTCGCTCTGTCGCCGCTGCCCGTCCGCACTGCCGGCAGTTCGCCCCCAGCCCTCGAGGCTGGCCTGATCGGCGGCGGAGA
This DNA window, taken from Natronococcus sp. CG52, encodes the following:
- a CDS encoding response regulator, encoding MGNGSSEAVILLVEDNPGDIRLIEESFSDGNIANTLHTVTDGQAALDFIYQRNEYEDAPRPDIVLLDLNLPKVDGEDVLHEIKHHPELDPVLVIVLTGMDEGLIESRDLDHDADEDAILEKPVDPGEFAEVIRSFEQFRLAVMRED
- a CDS encoding J domain-containing protein; its protein translation is MTEDFYDLFEISSDASQDEIKDAYREQVRIYHPDHNDDSRARAQFTAIRKAYDILGDPVERKAYDRLGHETYVAKRTSGLPSPDVWRSDEDEETDAEATAAAGASPASSSATGGSTSSASTTGSAAGSASGATTSSESASSGSTTSGSSRTAGATESAGTAAGSTAGARDSRASGGTNTATADKSATGATVETATSADSTTESAVVRWWRRQRFGLPLLWLSLVVYVAGLGHFASANVAALERLRTEITAVGADPEGLRTALTSGRYGLETTVGFVTGAELVAPPLEPIQWYGGLAGVVVATIAAVLVARFVRAGDTWRPVTIDETIVVALVAGTATAMVGGPLLAGTVLMPLLFGVVVFRTRQGSGWTPTYLYVLPVLAPAVGFAAAITGDATLVVDLVAFVLVPVVGALCLPLRATVRTRFGR
- a CDS encoding metal-dependent hydrolase, translated to MYQVGHYGASLAAYAPFGAAVAVTGHETAAIVGGLVCVSLSTLPDFDHQVPFLEHRGPTHSLLFALLVGAALAAGAAVLVDAASPLVDVGFVAFAFVVGALSIVSHLLADALTPMGIRPFWPISRRRYTVNVTPAKSPVANYILFAVGIGAVLAAGGIVIAIG
- a CDS encoding nuclear transport factor 2 family protein codes for the protein MAVTPQSNVEIVRGVYDGFNEGDIDSVLARMADDIEWTEPDGIMFAGTYRTPTAVLENVFQPAMREFKTFRVEPDQFIDGGDTVVALGMFRATTEADEQIESPFAHVYEHHDGRITRFVNYTDTALWQ
- a CDS encoding uracil-DNA glycosylase family protein — translated: MQNVTDRTSNPFGMRPPFDRTPPGDRTAVFGYGDANADFHLIGDYPGRHGGAETGVPFTGSDAGRALQDVLREVGFVSGPSTEPVCENLFCSYIQMCCLPADRTPTEEEYDVLERYFDAELRAINAHVLLPVGERATDHVLREYTTQRHRLELDTAALNATEIRGRGFLIVPIREPTEWEDTEREALVARLEAILGRDYRQTKGVATMVG